A stretch of the Zonotrichia albicollis isolate bZonAlb1 chromosome 29, bZonAlb1.hap1, whole genome shotgun sequence genome encodes the following:
- the ABHD8 gene encoding protein ABHD8 isoform X3, producing MLTSITDGFLCCLLGKTPNAVGPLDSVESSDGFTFLEVKPGRILRIHHSAPERPGPPEFPGSSPERGAVRCQRRITLYRNGQLLIENLSEASRPESARSPRRCPPCPVPEANGEPGAPEPTGAAAKRRKRKPKRVVTVDCKKRITSCKGTHGDVVLFFIHGVGGSLDIWKEQLEFFSKLGYEVVAPDLAGHGCSSAPPVAAAYTFYALAEDMRAVFKRYAKKRNILIGHSYGVSFCTFLAHEYPELVHKVIMINGGGPTALEPSLCSIFNLPPCVLHCLSPCLAWSFLKAGFARQGAKEKQLLKEGNAFNVSSFVLRATMSGQYWPEGDELYHAELAVPVLLVHGMHDKFVPIEEDQRMAEILLIAFLKVIDEGSHMVMLECPDTVNTLLHEFVLWEPDTPAARGDGDTK from the exons ATGCTGACCAGCATCACCGACGGCTtcctctgctgcctgctgggcaAGACCCCCAACGCCGTGGGGCCCCTGGACAGCGTTGAGTCCAGCGACGGCTTCACCTTCCTGGAGGTGAAGCCCGGCCGGATCCTGCGCATCCACCACAGCGCTCCCGAGCGCCCGGGGCCCCCGGAATTCCCAGGCTCGTCCCCCGAGCGCGGCGCCGTGCGCTGCCAGCGCCGCATCACGCTCTACCGCAACGGGCAGCTGCTGATCGAGAACCTGAGCGAGGCCTCGCGCCCCGAGAGCGCCCGCAGCCCGCGGCGGTGCCCGCCGTGCCCGGTGCCCGAGGCCAACGGTGAGCCGGGAGCGCCGGAGCCCACCGGGGCCGCCGCCAAGCGCCGCAAGCGCAAGCCCAAGAGGGTGGTGACGGTGGACTGCAAGAAGCGCATTACCAGCTGCAAGGGCACGCACGGGGACGTGGTGCTGTTCTTCATCCACGGTGTCGGAGGCTCTTTGGACATCtggaaggagcagctggagtTCTTCTCCAAGCTGGGCTACGAGGTGGTGGCGCCGGACTTGGCGGGGCacggctgcagctcagcaccgCCCGTGGCCGCCGCCTACACCTTCTACGCGCTGGCCGAGGACATGAGGGCCGTGTTCAAGCGCTACGCCAAGAAAAGGAACATCCTCATCGGGCACTCCTATGG gGTGTCCTTCTGCACGTTCCTGGCTCACGAGTACCCCGAGCTGGTGCACAAGGTGATCATGATCAACGGGGGCGGCCCCACGGCGCTGGAGCCCAGCCTGTGCTCCATCTTCAACCTGCCCCCATGTGTGCTGCACTGCCTGTCCCCCTGCCTGGCCTGGAGCTTCCTCAA ggccggCTTTGCCCGCCAAGGTGCCaaggagaagcagctgctgaaggagggCAACGCCTTCAACGTCTCGTCCTTCGTGCTGAGGGCCACCATGAGCGGGCAGTACTGGCCCGAGGGCGACGAGCTGTACCACGCCGAGCTGGCCGTGCCCGTGCTGCTGGTGCACGGCATGCACGACAAGTTCGTGCCCATCGAGGAGGACCAGAGGATGGCAGAG ATCCTGCTGATCGCCTTCCTGAAGGTGATCGACGAGGGCAGCCACATGGTGATGCTGGAGTGCCCCGACACGGTGAACACGCTGCTACACGAGTTCGTCCTCTGGGAGCCCGACACGCCCGCGGCCCGCGGCGACGGCGACACCAAATGA
- the MRPL34 gene encoding large ribosomal subunit protein bL34m produces MRSGVIGGRSKMAVPGPAWARAGGRSFSLLRGFPFPLLPNAPEPLPGTSNAAVLCRVPAPAWNFRQIRGKSRGNEYQPNNWKRKKTHGWIKRISTPGGVAVILRRMLKGRKSLSH; encoded by the exons ATGAGAAGCGGCGTTATTGGCGGGCGGAGCAAAATGGCGGTGCCGGGCCCGGCGTGGGCGCGGGCAGGGGGCCGCAG CTTTTCCCTGCTGCGAGGTTTTCCTTTCCCGCTGCTCCCAAACGCTCCGGAGCCTCTTCCTGGGACTTCCAACGCCGCCGTTCTCTGCCGCGTCCCGGCCCCAGCATGGAATTTCCGACAAATCCGTGGAAAATCCCGGGGCAACGAGTACCAGCCCAACAACTGGAAGCGGAAGAAGACTCACGGCTGGATCAAACGGATCAGCACTCCCGGCGGGGTCGCCGTGATCCTGCGGCGGATGCTGAAGGGCAGGAAATCCCTGAGCCACTGA
- the ABHD8 gene encoding protein ABHD8 isoform X2: MATGAIPAFLHPSGSGSSLFSLDAPGTERGGGITMLTSITDGFLCCLLGKTPNAVGPLDSVESSDGFTFLEVKPGRILRIHHSAPERPGPPEFPGSSPERGAVRCQRRITLYRNGQLLIENLSEASRPESARSPRRCPPCPVPEANGEPGAPEPTGAAAKRRKRKPKRVVTVDCKKRITSCKGTHGDVVLFFIHGVGGSLDIWKEQLEFFSKLGYEVVAPDLAGHGCSSAPPVAAAYTFYALAEDMRAVFKRYAKKRNILIGHSYGVSFCTFLAHEYPELVHKVIMINGGGPTALEPSLCSIFNLPPCVLHCLSPCLAWSFLKAGFARQGAKEKQLLKEGNAFNVSSFVLRATMSGQYWPEGDELYHAELAVPVLLVHGMHDKFVPIEEDQRMAEILLIAFLKVIDEGSHMVMLECPDTVNTLLHEFVLWEPDTPAARGDGDTK, from the exons atggcaacggGCGCCATTCCCGCCTTCCTGCATCCATCGGGATCCGGTTCCAGCCTCTTCTCCCTGGATGCTCCGGGCACCGAGCGCGGGGGAG gcATCACCATGCTGACCAGCATCACCGACGGCTtcctctgctgcctgctgggcaAGACCCCCAACGCCGTGGGGCCCCTGGACAGCGTTGAGTCCAGCGACGGCTTCACCTTCCTGGAGGTGAAGCCCGGCCGGATCCTGCGCATCCACCACAGCGCTCCCGAGCGCCCGGGGCCCCCGGAATTCCCAGGCTCGTCCCCCGAGCGCGGCGCCGTGCGCTGCCAGCGCCGCATCACGCTCTACCGCAACGGGCAGCTGCTGATCGAGAACCTGAGCGAGGCCTCGCGCCCCGAGAGCGCCCGCAGCCCGCGGCGGTGCCCGCCGTGCCCGGTGCCCGAGGCCAACGGTGAGCCGGGAGCGCCGGAGCCCACCGGGGCCGCCGCCAAGCGCCGCAAGCGCAAGCCCAAGAGGGTGGTGACGGTGGACTGCAAGAAGCGCATTACCAGCTGCAAGGGCACGCACGGGGACGTGGTGCTGTTCTTCATCCACGGTGTCGGAGGCTCTTTGGACATCtggaaggagcagctggagtTCTTCTCCAAGCTGGGCTACGAGGTGGTGGCGCCGGACTTGGCGGGGCacggctgcagctcagcaccgCCCGTGGCCGCCGCCTACACCTTCTACGCGCTGGCCGAGGACATGAGGGCCGTGTTCAAGCGCTACGCCAAGAAAAGGAACATCCTCATCGGGCACTCCTATGG gGTGTCCTTCTGCACGTTCCTGGCTCACGAGTACCCCGAGCTGGTGCACAAGGTGATCATGATCAACGGGGGCGGCCCCACGGCGCTGGAGCCCAGCCTGTGCTCCATCTTCAACCTGCCCCCATGTGTGCTGCACTGCCTGTCCCCCTGCCTGGCCTGGAGCTTCCTCAA ggccggCTTTGCCCGCCAAGGTGCCaaggagaagcagctgctgaaggagggCAACGCCTTCAACGTCTCGTCCTTCGTGCTGAGGGCCACCATGAGCGGGCAGTACTGGCCCGAGGGCGACGAGCTGTACCACGCCGAGCTGGCCGTGCCCGTGCTGCTGGTGCACGGCATGCACGACAAGTTCGTGCCCATCGAGGAGGACCAGAGGATGGCAGAG ATCCTGCTGATCGCCTTCCTGAAGGTGATCGACGAGGGCAGCCACATGGTGATGCTGGAGTGCCCCGACACGGTGAACACGCTGCTACACGAGTTCGTCCTCTGGGAGCCCGACACGCCCGCGGCCCGCGGCGACGGCGACACCAAATGA
- the ABHD8 gene encoding protein ABHD8 isoform X1: MRHHHADQHHQWLPLLELGLNPIFPPFFPNFPIFPGITMLTSITDGFLCCLLGKTPNAVGPLDSVESSDGFTFLEVKPGRILRIHHSAPERPGPPEFPGSSPERGAVRCQRRITLYRNGQLLIENLSEASRPESARSPRRCPPCPVPEANGEPGAPEPTGAAAKRRKRKPKRVVTVDCKKRITSCKGTHGDVVLFFIHGVGGSLDIWKEQLEFFSKLGYEVVAPDLAGHGCSSAPPVAAAYTFYALAEDMRAVFKRYAKKRNILIGHSYGVSFCTFLAHEYPELVHKVIMINGGGPTALEPSLCSIFNLPPCVLHCLSPCLAWSFLKAGFARQGAKEKQLLKEGNAFNVSSFVLRATMSGQYWPEGDELYHAELAVPVLLVHGMHDKFVPIEEDQRMAEILLIAFLKVIDEGSHMVMLECPDTVNTLLHEFVLWEPDTPAARGDGDTK; the protein is encoded by the exons ATGAG GCATCACCATGCTGACCAGCATCACCAATGGCTTCCTCTGCTGGAATTAGGACtgaatcccattttccccccatttttccccaatttccccattttcccaggcATCACCATGCTGACCAGCATCACCGACGGCTtcctctgctgcctgctgggcaAGACCCCCAACGCCGTGGGGCCCCTGGACAGCGTTGAGTCCAGCGACGGCTTCACCTTCCTGGAGGTGAAGCCCGGCCGGATCCTGCGCATCCACCACAGCGCTCCCGAGCGCCCGGGGCCCCCGGAATTCCCAGGCTCGTCCCCCGAGCGCGGCGCCGTGCGCTGCCAGCGCCGCATCACGCTCTACCGCAACGGGCAGCTGCTGATCGAGAACCTGAGCGAGGCCTCGCGCCCCGAGAGCGCCCGCAGCCCGCGGCGGTGCCCGCCGTGCCCGGTGCCCGAGGCCAACGGTGAGCCGGGAGCGCCGGAGCCCACCGGGGCCGCCGCCAAGCGCCGCAAGCGCAAGCCCAAGAGGGTGGTGACGGTGGACTGCAAGAAGCGCATTACCAGCTGCAAGGGCACGCACGGGGACGTGGTGCTGTTCTTCATCCACGGTGTCGGAGGCTCTTTGGACATCtggaaggagcagctggagtTCTTCTCCAAGCTGGGCTACGAGGTGGTGGCGCCGGACTTGGCGGGGCacggctgcagctcagcaccgCCCGTGGCCGCCGCCTACACCTTCTACGCGCTGGCCGAGGACATGAGGGCCGTGTTCAAGCGCTACGCCAAGAAAAGGAACATCCTCATCGGGCACTCCTATGG gGTGTCCTTCTGCACGTTCCTGGCTCACGAGTACCCCGAGCTGGTGCACAAGGTGATCATGATCAACGGGGGCGGCCCCACGGCGCTGGAGCCCAGCCTGTGCTCCATCTTCAACCTGCCCCCATGTGTGCTGCACTGCCTGTCCCCCTGCCTGGCCTGGAGCTTCCTCAA ggccggCTTTGCCCGCCAAGGTGCCaaggagaagcagctgctgaaggagggCAACGCCTTCAACGTCTCGTCCTTCGTGCTGAGGGCCACCATGAGCGGGCAGTACTGGCCCGAGGGCGACGAGCTGTACCACGCCGAGCTGGCCGTGCCCGTGCTGCTGGTGCACGGCATGCACGACAAGTTCGTGCCCATCGAGGAGGACCAGAGGATGGCAGAG ATCCTGCTGATCGCCTTCCTGAAGGTGATCGACGAGGGCAGCCACATGGTGATGCTGGAGTGCCCCGACACGGTGAACACGCTGCTACACGAGTTCGTCCTCTGGGAGCCCGACACGCCCGCGGCCCGCGGCGACGGCGACACCAAATGA
- the DDA1 gene encoding DET1- and DDB1-associated protein 1 has protein sequence MADFLKGLPVYNKSNFSRFHADSVCKASNRRPSVYLPTREFPSEQIIVTEKTNILLRYLHQQWDKKNAAKKREQEQGELEGENSAPPRKIARTGSQDMTEDT, from the exons ATG GCAGATTTCCTGAAGGGGCTCCCGGTGTACAACAAGAGCAACTTCAGCAGGTTCCATGCTGATTCCGTCTGCAAGGCTTCC AACCGCCGGCCCTCGGTGTATTTGCCCACCAGAGAATTCCCCTCGGAACAGA TTATCGTGACAGAGAAGACAAACATCCTCCTGCGCTACCTCCACCAGCAGTGGGACAAAAAG AATGCGGCCAAGAAGCGCGAGCAGGAGCAGGGCGAGCTCGAGGGCGAGAACTCGGCCCCGCCGCGCAAAATCGCCCGGACCGGCAGCCAGGACATGACCGAGGACACTTAA